The region CGGCGACCCGATAGTGACGTCGTCCTGCTGCGCCCGGCGGCCCAGCAGGATCACGAACACCGCGAGCAGCACCATGTACGGCGTGGCCCGCTGCTTGCGTCCGAGCCGGAACAACTCGGCGAGCACACTCGGCGCGACCGAGAACTCGTGCGCGGCGCCGGCGTGGGTCGGTACCGGTGGCCGCTGCCGGTCGGTCGGCAGTTCGAGCGGCGCGATGCCGGCAAGCTGCTCGCGCCAGTACGCCACATCCTGCTCGGTATCGGGCAGAGCGCGTTGCCACGCGGCGAAGTCTCGGTAGCGGACCGGCAGGTCCGGCGGCGGGTCGCCGGCCAGGCAGGCCAGCACCTCGTCGAGGATGAGCTCGGTGGACCATCCATCGGCGGCGATGTGATGTACCGCGAGGGCGAAAACGTGCTCGTCGGGGGCGATCGTGATCAGCATCCCCCGCGCCACGGGGCCGGCGGCGAGGTCGAACGGTTCGGCCATGAAGGCGTCGACGAGCACGCTCACGGCGTCGTCGGACCCGGCCTCCGCGGTGGTGAGCGGGATCGCGCCGACATCGTCGACGAGCACGACGGGCCGGCCGTCCACGGTCGCGGGAAAACGGGTCCGCAACGGCTCGTGCCGGGCCACGACCCGGTTCAGCGCCTCGGCGAGCGCCGCCGGATCGACCGGGCCGCGCAGCCGCCAGGCCTCGGGGATCGTGTACGCCGTCGTGCCGGGCGCGTACGCGTCCATGAACCAGAGGCGTTCCTGGGCGAACGACATCACCGGTTCTCCGTCGGGCAGCACGGGGATCGTCGTCGGCGTCGGAGGTGGCTCGTTCAGGTCGCTCATGGAACGTCCTCCGGAGGTCATCGGGGCTCTCCATTCACGAGCGCGGCGAGTTCGCGGATCGTGGAGTTGTCGAAGAAATCCATGATCGTGAGCCGAGGGGCGTCCGGGCCCAGCGCGGGACCCAGCCCGGCCAGTACGCGCGTGGCTTGCAGAGAGTGACCGCCGAGCTCGAAGAAGTCGTCGTCGATGCCCACGTGCGACACTCGGAGCACCTCGCGCCACACCTCGGCGATCGCCTTCTCGACCTCGGTGGACGGCTCGGTCGTCGTCCGGTCCGCCGCGTCCGGTGATGCGAGCGCCGCCACGGGAATGGGGTCGTCCACCGTGAACCGCTCGCGTTGGAACGGGTACGTGGGCAGCGGGACACGCCGGGGCGACCGGCCGTCGTACAGCGCGGACCAGCGTACGGGCAGCCCGGCCTGCCACAACTTGCCGGTGGCGTGGAGCGACTCGACGGCGCCCCCGGCTCCTTCCGGCAGACTCGCGACGATCGTGCGGCCGGGGTGCTGCCGGGCCAGGCCGCCGAGCAGCTCCCCCGGGCCGACCTCCAGCAGGATCCCGGCGGAGCTGGCGAGCAGGGTCTCCAACGCATCGGAGACGCGGACGGTGTCCCGCAGGTGACCGGTCCAGAAGGCCGGGTCGCACGCCTCGCGCGCGGTGACCGGCGCGCCGGTCCGGTCGGAGATCCACGGGAGCCGCGGTGGGCTCGGTCGCACCGATGCCACCGCGTCGGCGTACTCATCGGACCTGTCGTCGACAAGGGCCGGGTGGTCCAGGAGCCGACCCCGGGTGAGCACCAGCGACAGCGCATCGGCCCGGCTGAGCACCCCGGCCGAGACGGCGGCAACGAATCCGCCCAGGTCGTGCCCGAGGACGGCGTTCGGGCTGATCCCACGGGATGCCCACAGTTGCGCCAGGGCGTGCTGGACGGCGAAGAGCGCGGGCTGACCAACGGCCATCGTGGACATCCGCGCCTGCGCCTGCGCCTCGGCGCCGGGCTCCGGGTACAGCACCCGTCGCAGGTCCAGGCCGAGGTCAGCGCCGGCCTGAGCCGCGCAGTCATCGATCGCCGCGCGAAAGACCGGCTCCTGCTGATACAACTCGCGCGCCATGCCCACCTGCCGGCCCTCCTGACCGGGAAAGAGGAACGCGACGTGCGGCGTGTGCGCGGAAGAGTCCACCGGGGATGCCCGGAGGTGCGCGTGTCCACCAGCCGCACCGGGTGGCCCCGGATGTTCGGCCAGGTCCGTCAGGGCCCGGATCGCCTCGTCGCGGTCGCGGCACACCACGAAGGCGCGGTGGGCGAACGCCGCGCGGCCGGTTTGCAGGGTCCATGCCGCGTCGGCGACGGCGACCTGGTCCCGTTGGAGCCGGTCGCGCAGCCGTGCCGCCGCCTCGGCGAGTGCCGCAACGGTGCGCGCCGACAGTGGCAACAGGTGGTGGCGGCCGTCGTCGGGGGATCCGGGTGCGCTGGGCGCCTCCTGCACGACGAGGTGGGCGTTGGTCCCGCCGATCCCGGTGGAGTTGACCCCGGCTCGGCGGGGGCCGCCACCCGGCGGCCACGGCGTCGCCTCGCTCGTCA is a window of Micromonospora sp. NBC_01699 DNA encoding:
- a CDS encoding type I polyketide synthase, which codes for MYEDSADEDMQTAVAVIGLAARIPGAADLDDFWAALAEGRDLTTRLDSRVRYGVVADADRFDAAFFGMAPRDAQLLDPQDRVFIECAWEALEHAGYDPGTYPGAIGVYAGSSETDHFAELRSQRHRFPETTDEQLRLAGSRDFLTGRVAYKLNLRGPAVTVQTACSTSAVAVHLACQALLAGECDMAVAGGVALRGATGAQDGDDLLSPEGYCRPFDADADGMVGADGAGIVVLKRLSDALADRDHIDAVLIGSALSNDGSDKVGFTAPSVTGQVTATRTAHLVAGVAPDTIGYVEAHGTGTRIGDTIEVRALSEAYGPGSPGSCLLGSVKSNIGHTDAAAGVISLIKVVLSLRHGLIPGTAHFRRPNPLLDLSAGPFVVTSEATPWPPGGGPRRAGVNSTGIGGTNAHLVVQEAPSAPGSPDDGRHHLLPLSARTVAALAEAAARLRDRLQRDQVAVADAAWTLQTGRAAFAHRAFVVCRDRDEAIRALTDLAEHPGPPGAAGGHAHLRASPVDSSAHTPHVAFLFPGQEGRQVGMARELYQQEPVFRAAIDDCAAQAGADLGLDLRRVLYPEPGAEAQAQARMSTMAVGQPALFAVQHALAQLWASRGISPNAVLGHDLGGFVAAVSAGVLSRADALSLVLTRGRLLDHPALVDDRSDEYADAVASVRPSPPRLPWISDRTGAPVTAREACDPAFWTGHLRDTVRVSDALETLLASSAGILLEVGPGELLGGLARQHPGRTIVASLPEGAGGAVESLHATGKLWQAGLPVRWSALYDGRSPRRVPLPTYPFQRERFTVDDPIPVAALASPDAADRTTTEPSTEVEKAIAEVWREVLRVSHVGIDDDFFELGGHSLQATRVLAGLGPALGPDAPRLTIMDFFDNSTIRELAALVNGEPR